From one Paenibacillus sp. FSL K6-1330 genomic stretch:
- the hflX gene encoding GTPase HflX, producing MTNITHDTRTEIEDKAVLVSLVTDAVKRTGINPEHSLQELVQLAETAGVEVLDVITQNREVPDSKWFIGKGKVEELRMAIDGLGATTAIFDQELSGAQVRNLEESLDVKIIDRTQLILDIFAQRAKTREGIIQVELAQLTYLLPRLSGHGKNLSRLGAGIGTRGPGESKLETDRRHIRDRISDLKRQLDEVTRHRTLHRERRKKSGAVQVALVGYTNAGKSTLLNRLTAADVYIQDQLFATLDPTSRVLELPSGKEVVLTDTVGFIQNLPHDLVAAFRATLEEANEADLILHVVDASSPMRDEQMAVVQSILQDLGAADKPQIVLFNKKDACEPDQLEMLPTGDGQLKISAYQDQDLEMVREAIQDQLSGGNVTFRIPADRGDLNSVVYRVGDVLEQSFDENDILYEVRINKADYEKMGYMLHDYVQNGS from the coding sequence ATGACAAATATAACGCATGATACCCGGACAGAGATCGAAGATAAAGCCGTTTTGGTCAGTTTGGTGACGGATGCAGTTAAACGTACAGGAATTAATCCGGAACACTCGCTGCAGGAGCTGGTTCAGCTAGCTGAAACCGCTGGAGTGGAGGTACTGGATGTCATTACGCAGAATCGCGAAGTTCCGGATTCCAAGTGGTTTATCGGCAAAGGGAAGGTCGAAGAACTGCGCATGGCGATTGATGGGTTGGGCGCAACAACAGCCATATTTGATCAGGAATTATCCGGCGCACAAGTACGAAATCTGGAAGAATCACTCGATGTGAAAATTATCGACCGTACTCAATTGATACTGGATATTTTCGCTCAACGTGCGAAGACCCGTGAGGGGATTATCCAGGTGGAGTTAGCACAGCTTACTTATTTGCTCCCGCGGTTGTCGGGACATGGTAAGAATCTGTCCAGGCTCGGGGCGGGGATCGGGACACGTGGACCAGGGGAAAGTAAACTCGAAACCGACCGCCGGCATATTCGTGACAGAATCAGCGACCTGAAGCGGCAGCTGGATGAAGTCACAAGGCATCGTACGCTCCATCGGGAGCGGCGGAAGAAGAGCGGTGCCGTACAGGTTGCTCTAGTCGGTTATACCAATGCCGGCAAGTCAACATTGTTAAACCGGTTAACGGCCGCAGATGTTTATATCCAAGATCAATTATTTGCTACGCTGGACCCCACTTCGCGAGTGTTGGAGCTGCCTAGCGGCAAGGAAGTTGTGCTAACGGATACCGTGGGATTTATACAGAACCTTCCTCATGATCTGGTAGCCGCGTTCCGTGCGACGCTGGAAGAAGCCAACGAAGCCGATCTGATTCTTCATGTCGTAGATGCTTCGTCCCCGATGCGGGACGAACAGATGGCTGTCGTTCAATCCATACTTCAGGATCTGGGGGCGGCGGATAAACCGCAGATCGTTCTGTTTAACAAGAAGGACGCATGTGAACCGGATCAGTTGGAGATGCTGCCTACAGGGGATGGTCAATTAAAGATTAGTGCGTATCAAGATCAGGATTTGGAAATGGTTCGTGAAGCGATTCAGGACCAGCTGTCCGGAGGGAACGTGACGTTCCGGATTCCGGCAGACCGCGGCGATCTGAACTCGGTTGTATACCGTGTCGGAGACGTGCTGGAGCAGTCTTTTGATGAGAATGATATCCTCTACGAGGTGCGAATCAATAAAGCGGATTATGAGAAAATGGGTTACATGCTCCATGATTACGTCCAGAACGGATCTTAG
- a CDS encoding methionine gamma-lyase family protein has protein sequence MARFSQDILELSSEIESKIGQRLQEIDNIVDFNQWKVIDAFQKFQVSDFHFAASTGYAYNDRGREVLDEVYADVFGAESALVRPHFASGTHTISTALFGVLRPGDELLYISGRPYDTLHKVIGEPGDGSGSLRDFGIGYQEVALTEQGEIDWERVEKAITSSTKVIGIQRSRGYDWRSSFTVSQIGDMVTRIRSIRPDLIIFVDNCYGEFTERLEPTEVGVDLMAGSLIKNPGGGIAETGGYICGKAAYVDKAAYRLTAPGIGREVGAMLGTTRGIYQGLFLAPSTVGQAVKGSIYAAAMFEAVGFTTKPGWQDERTDLIQAVSFTGADHLIAFVQGIQRAAAVDSHVVPEPWDMPGYEHPVIMAAGTFIQGGSLELSADAPIRSPYIGYMQGGLTYSHVKYGVLMALQSMKDRNLL, from the coding sequence ATGGCAAGATTTTCGCAAGATATACTTGAATTGAGCAGTGAGATTGAGTCCAAAATCGGACAGCGTTTACAGGAGATCGATAATATCGTTGATTTTAATCAGTGGAAGGTGATCGATGCTTTCCAGAAGTTTCAGGTGAGTGATTTTCATTTTGCGGCTTCCACCGGGTATGCATACAATGATCGCGGCCGTGAAGTGCTCGATGAAGTCTACGCAGACGTATTTGGAGCCGAATCTGCCCTGGTCAGGCCGCATTTTGCTTCCGGTACCCATACGATCTCAACCGCACTGTTTGGTGTGTTAAGACCGGGAGATGAGCTGTTGTATATTTCGGGTCGTCCCTATGACACCCTCCATAAAGTGATTGGCGAACCCGGGGACGGCAGCGGATCCCTTCGAGATTTTGGAATTGGTTATCAGGAGGTTGCGCTAACAGAACAAGGGGAAATCGATTGGGAGCGGGTAGAGAAGGCAATCACGTCTTCAACCAAGGTTATTGGTATCCAGCGTTCCCGTGGATATGATTGGCGTTCTTCGTTCACGGTATCCCAGATTGGTGACATGGTAACCCGGATTCGGTCCATTCGCCCGGATTTGATTATTTTCGTTGATAACTGTTACGGTGAGTTTACGGAGCGATTGGAACCGACGGAGGTTGGCGTTGATCTGATGGCGGGGTCGCTTATCAAAAACCCTGGCGGCGGCATTGCCGAAACCGGCGGCTACATATGCGGTAAAGCAGCCTATGTGGATAAGGCAGCCTATCGGCTGACTGCTCCCGGCATCGGACGTGAAGTAGGGGCTATGCTGGGAACGACCAGAGGCATTTATCAGGGATTATTCCTGGCACCATCCACGGTTGGACAAGCGGTCAAGGGCAGCATTTATGCCGCCGCGATGTTTGAGGCAGTGGGGTTCACAACCAAGCCGGGCTGGCAGGATGAGCGGACCGATTTGATTCAGGCCGTATCATTTACCGGAGCGGATCATCTGATCGCTTTTGTACAGGGGATTCAGCGGGCGGCGGCAGTCGACAGTCATGTGGTGCCTGAGCCTTGGGATATGCCTGGATATGAACATCCTGTAATCATGGCGGCAGGTACGTTCATCCAGGGAGGAAGCCTCGAATTATCCGCGGATGCGCCGATCCGATCACCTTATATCGGGTATATGCAAGGCGGCTTGACCTACTCTCATGTTAAATATGGTGTGCTTATGGCCCTCCAAAGCATGAAAGATCGTAATTTGTTGTGA
- a CDS encoding LysM peptidoglycan-binding domain-containing protein, whose amino-acid sequence MLKYSTYRSIYENVPVQTKSSETWIDQLKSRMASIPFIKLLFVLLIVASCWTGAYSVFAGGMDKPTGEKQVIVQYGDSLWRIASLHKPTDMDTRVYLDSIRRMNGLKGPDIQAGEVLSLPVW is encoded by the coding sequence ATGTTGAAATACAGTACATACCGTAGCATTTATGAGAACGTTCCAGTGCAAACGAAGTCCTCCGAGACTTGGATCGATCAATTGAAGTCGAGAATGGCATCCATTCCTTTTATAAAGCTTTTATTCGTTCTGTTAATCGTAGCATCCTGCTGGACAGGGGCATATTCCGTTTTTGCCGGGGGGATGGATAAACCCACGGGGGAGAAGCAGGTTATTGTTCAATATGGCGATAGTTTGTGGCGGATTGCTTCCCTTCATAAACCGACAGATATGGATACGCGAGTATACCTGGATAGCATCCGAAGAATGAATGGATTGAAGGGTCCGGATATACAGGCAGGAGAGGTGTTGTCTTTACCGGTCTGGTAA
- the glnA gene encoding type I glutamate--ammonia ligase, with protein MSYTREDILRIAKEENVRFIRLQFTDLLGTIKNVEIPVSQLPKALDNKMMFDGSSIEGYVRIEESDMYLYPDLDTFMIFPWVSEDRVARLICDVYMPDGTQFAGDPRGILKRALKEAEEMGFTSMNVGPEPEFFLFKTDEKGNPTLELNDQGGYFDLAPTDLGENCRRDIVLTLEEMGFEIEASHHEVAPGQHEIDFKYADAIKAADQIQTFKLVVKTIARQHGLIATFMPKPLFGVNGSGMHCNQSLFKGSENAFVDESDELGLSVTARNYMAGILKHARAFAAITNPTVNSYKRLVPGYEAPCYVAWSASNRSPMIRIPASRGLSTRIEVRNPDPAANPYLALAVMLKAGLDGVKRELSLPSPIDRNIYVMTEEERIEEGIPSLPANLKEAINELIRSEVISDALGDHALAHFYELKEIEWDMYRTQVHQWERDQYITMY; from the coding sequence GTGAGTTATACCAGAGAGGACATTCTACGTATTGCCAAAGAAGAAAATGTTCGATTTATCCGCTTGCAATTTACAGATTTGCTTGGAACGATTAAAAATGTTGAGATTCCTGTAAGCCAGCTGCCTAAAGCGCTTGATAATAAAATGATGTTCGACGGTTCGTCCATCGAAGGTTATGTACGTATTGAAGAATCCGATATGTATCTGTACCCGGATCTGGATACCTTCATGATCTTTCCATGGGTATCCGAGGATCGTGTTGCACGCTTGATCTGCGATGTCTACATGCCTGACGGCACTCAGTTCGCAGGAGATCCGCGCGGCATTCTGAAGAGAGCGCTGAAAGAAGCTGAAGAGATGGGCTTCACTTCTATGAATGTCGGTCCGGAGCCAGAATTCTTCCTGTTCAAAACCGATGAAAAAGGCAACCCTACCCTGGAGCTTAATGACCAAGGCGGATACTTTGACCTTGCGCCTACGGATCTTGGCGAGAACTGCCGCCGCGATATCGTACTGACACTGGAAGAGATGGGCTTTGAAATCGAAGCTTCTCACCATGAAGTTGCTCCTGGCCAGCACGAAATCGACTTCAAGTATGCCGATGCGATCAAAGCAGCTGACCAGATTCAAACATTTAAATTGGTAGTTAAGACGATTGCTCGTCAGCATGGACTGATTGCAACATTTATGCCAAAACCGCTATTCGGCGTGAACGGCTCTGGTATGCACTGTAACCAATCGCTCTTCAAAGGAAGCGAGAACGCGTTTGTCGACGAGAGTGATGAGCTTGGCTTGAGCGTAACGGCTCGTAACTATATGGCGGGTATTCTTAAGCATGCACGCGCGTTTGCTGCGATCACGAACCCAACGGTGAACTCGTACAAGCGTCTCGTGCCTGGTTACGAAGCACCTTGCTACGTAGCATGGTCTGCAAGTAACCGCAGCCCAATGATTCGAATTCCTGCATCCCGTGGCCTTAGCACGCGTATTGAAGTGCGTAACCCGGATCCGGCGGCTAACCCGTATCTGGCTTTGGCTGTCATGCTGAAAGCAGGTTTGGATGGCGTGAAGCGCGAGCTGTCGCTCCCGTCTCCAATCGACCGTAACATCTATGTGATGACGGAAGAAGAGCGTATTGAGGAAGGCATCCCTAGCTTGCCGGCAAACCTGAAAGAAGCCATTAACGAGTTGATTCGCAGCGAAGTCATTTCCGACGCGCTCGGGGATCATGCGCTGGCTCACTTCTACGAGCTGAAAGAAATCGAATGGGACATGTACCGCACGCAAGTTCACCAATGGGAACGCGATCAGTACATTACAATGTATTAA
- a CDS encoding cupin domain-containing protein: MAEIVIRNTNERITGEENVREFLSNQEVVYEHWNMEKLPAALQENFKLSDDDKKRILDIYDEEIRDLAARRGYKIWDVITLSESTPNIEDLLKKFEEVHTHAEDEIRAIVGGKGIFIIKGSDDVGYFNVELEPGDVISVPENTPHFFTLMENKQIIAVRLFIEENGWVATPVEDPQFQ, translated from the coding sequence ATGGCAGAGATTGTGATTCGCAACACGAACGAACGCATTACTGGAGAAGAAAATGTTCGGGAATTCCTGAGTAACCAAGAGGTTGTTTACGAGCACTGGAATATGGAAAAACTCCCGGCAGCGCTTCAAGAAAATTTCAAGCTTAGTGATGACGATAAGAAGCGCATTTTGGACATCTATGATGAAGAAATTCGTGACTTGGCTGCAAGACGCGGCTACAAAATTTGGGATGTCATCACACTTTCCGAATCCACGCCCAATATCGAGGACCTGCTGAAAAAATTCGAAGAGGTTCACACCCACGCGGAAGATGAAATCCGTGCGATTGTCGGCGGTAAAGGAATCTTCATTATTAAGGGCTCCGACGATGTCGGTTACTTTAATGTTGAGCTTGAACCAGGCGATGTCATTTCCGTACCGGAAAATACACCTCACTTCTTCACATTGATGGAGAACAAGCAGATCATCGCTGTTCGTCTTTTCATTGAAGAGAACGGCTGGGTTGCTACACCGGTAGAAGATCCTCAATTCCAATAA
- a CDS encoding HAD family hydrolase, protein MPIAAVLFDLDDTLLWDERSVEEAFEVTCQAGANETGIDAKALLAAVREEARALYESYDTFAFTKMIGINPFEGLWANFTAGSQPEFRKLQELAPVYRKESWRRGLQRLGVDHETLAETLAAQFAAERRTRPYVYEETFEVLKELQGNVKLLLLTNGSPDLQQEKLDGVPELVPYFDHIIISGDFGKGKPDVSIFQHALDLLGVEADQAVMVGDKLTTDIKGGNAAGLHTVWINRVNRPHDPSIQPKFEIKHLSELHAIVASL, encoded by the coding sequence ATGCCGATAGCTGCGGTTTTGTTTGATTTGGACGACACGTTATTGTGGGATGAACGTAGTGTGGAAGAAGCGTTTGAAGTGACATGCCAGGCCGGAGCGAACGAGACCGGCATTGATGCCAAAGCACTTTTGGCCGCAGTACGGGAAGAAGCTAGAGCATTATATGAGTCATATGATACTTTTGCTTTTACCAAAATGATCGGAATTAACCCTTTCGAAGGCTTGTGGGCTAATTTTACGGCTGGATCACAGCCTGAATTCAGAAAGCTGCAGGAGCTGGCACCCGTATACCGCAAGGAATCATGGCGACGCGGACTTCAGCGCCTGGGCGTTGATCATGAAACATTGGCCGAAACGTTGGCTGCACAATTCGCTGCTGAACGCAGAACAAGACCCTATGTATATGAAGAAACGTTTGAAGTTCTGAAGGAATTACAGGGAAATGTAAAGCTGCTGCTTCTCACGAACGGAAGTCCGGATCTGCAGCAGGAGAAGCTGGACGGTGTTCCAGAACTGGTTCCTTATTTTGATCATATCATCATCTCCGGTGATTTTGGCAAAGGGAAGCCGGATGTTTCCATCTTCCAGCATGCTCTTGACTTGTTGGGTGTTGAGGCGGATCAAGCCGTGATGGTGGGAGATAAGCTGACCACAGACATTAAAGGCGGGAATGCGGCAGGACTGCATACGGTTTGGATCAATCGGGTAAACCGACCTCACGATCCGTCCATTCAACCGAAGTTTGAGATCAAACATTTATCGGAGCTGCATGCCATCGTGGCATCCTTGTAA
- a CDS encoding FixH family protein translates to MTRKKIALLAAMVLMAVALAACNDSKAESGEDVMAEPIIVELSLTPESIKAGEKVLIEAKVTQAGSPVEDANNVEFEVTLEGGGVQAKVPVKHDQDGVYKMEKTFDEAGTYRIVSHVTARGQHSMPLKELKVTE, encoded by the coding sequence ATGACCCGAAAAAAGATAGCCTTACTTGCGGCCATGGTGCTGATGGCGGTTGCGCTTGCCGCATGTAATGACAGCAAAGCGGAATCTGGAGAAGATGTGATGGCGGAACCCATCATAGTCGAGCTGTCTCTGACGCCGGAGAGTATTAAGGCTGGCGAGAAGGTGCTGATCGAAGCGAAGGTGACGCAAGCCGGCAGTCCGGTGGAAGATGCGAACAATGTGGAATTTGAAGTCACGCTGGAAGGCGGAGGCGTTCAGGCGAAGGTACCGGTTAAGCATGATCAAGACGGGGTTTACAAAATGGAGAAAACCTTCGATGAGGCTGGAACCTATCGCATCGTTTCCCATGTCACGGCGAGAGGACAGCATTCCATGCCGTTGAAGGAACTGAAGGTAACGGAGTAA
- a CDS encoding DUF402 domain-containing protein, protein MKRKFGDRANWRRITRRHFTSRYVECEQFTGYLTLYTIYGLKEPLWKTYGRHTYRIADKGYSWLQYYPKDSHFIVTAMFDDKRNIVQWYIDICKKQGVTDQGVPWFDDLYLDVVVVKNGEVFLLDEDELEDALGRNDITRDDYRLAKVTARNLLRAIDAHEFPYFMMSLKHRDQLFHNGEFRRKK, encoded by the coding sequence ATGAAACGTAAATTCGGAGATCGGGCGAATTGGCGCCGTATCACCCGCCGGCACTTCACTTCCCGGTATGTGGAATGTGAGCAGTTTACAGGGTATCTCACGTTATATACCATATATGGCCTGAAAGAACCGTTATGGAAGACGTATGGCCGTCATACTTACCGAATCGCGGACAAAGGCTATTCATGGCTGCAGTATTATCCGAAGGACAGCCATTTCATCGTGACCGCCATGTTTGATGACAAACGCAATATTGTTCAATGGTACATCGATATTTGCAAGAAACAGGGGGTAACCGATCAGGGTGTTCCTTGGTTTGACGATCTGTATTTGGACGTTGTGGTCGTCAAGAATGGTGAAGTGTTCTTGCTGGATGAAGATGAGCTTGAGGATGCCCTAGGGCGGAATGACATTACCCGGGATGACTACAGGCTGGCCAAGGTAACCGCACGGAATCTGCTTCGGGCCATCGACGCGCATGAATTCCCTTACTTTATGATGTCTCTGAAGCATCGCGACCAGTTATTTCATAATGGAGAGTTCAGGAGGAAGAAATAA
- a CDS encoding DUF896 domain-containing protein has translation MDIDTLVERINVLARKQKSEGLTAEELKERAELREIYLNNIRGNFRQQLESIEWVDENEQKGGPRLKH, from the coding sequence ATGGACATCGATACTTTGGTTGAACGCATCAATGTGCTAGCAAGAAAACAGAAAAGTGAGGGATTGACCGCGGAAGAGCTCAAGGAACGGGCAGAGCTTCGGGAAATATACCTTAATAATATTCGAGGTAACTTTAGACAACAGCTGGAATCGATCGAATGGGTTGATGAAAATGAACAAAAAGGCGGCCCGCGATTAAAGCATTAG
- a CDS encoding YdcF family protein: MRQEIHKSLSQTGTKKRAWYRRGMITLLSLVVLGVLWSGYAYWKIESAVSSPSEKADVGIILGASMWGDQPSPGLRERLEHALVEYHAGRFDTFIVSGGLDKPGYPYTEAEGMRNFLVDAGVPEERIFLENEATSTYENLLFSQAIMEEHGWNTAIIITHDYHGTRAMEVATTLGYDHPSMSLTESTVLPMAKHKSREVLAYTKWTADRLLIAMGVL, translated from the coding sequence ATGCGTCAGGAAATACATAAGAGTCTGTCTCAAACAGGCACGAAGAAGAGAGCATGGTATCGGCGAGGGATGATTACCCTGCTCTCTCTCGTTGTTCTTGGAGTGCTATGGTCAGGTTATGCATATTGGAAGATCGAAAGTGCCGTCAGCAGTCCGTCGGAGAAAGCGGATGTCGGCATTATCCTGGGCGCTTCCATGTGGGGAGATCAGCCAAGTCCGGGGCTTCGCGAGCGGCTCGAGCATGCGCTAGTTGAATACCATGCAGGCCGTTTTGATACCTTCATCGTTTCTGGCGGCCTCGATAAGCCGGGGTATCCATATACCGAAGCCGAAGGAATGCGAAATTTCTTGGTTGACGCGGGCGTACCGGAGGAACGGATCTTCCTGGAGAACGAAGCAACGAGCACTTACGAGAATTTGCTCTTCAGCCAAGCGATTATGGAGGAGCATGGGTGGAACACTGCCATTATAATAACCCATGACTATCACGGGACGAGAGCGATGGAGGTTGCAACAACCCTTGGTTACGATCATCCTTCTATGTCGCTGACGGAATCTACCGTTTTGCCGATGGCTAAACACAAGTCTAGAGAAGTGCTGGCTTATACGAAATGGACGGCCGATCGGCTGTTGATCGCCATGGGTGTCCTATGA
- a CDS encoding AAA family ATPase gives MNGRVTAANGRSEGRPSRQINVVLRSAEPPLISSAVPEREPAPSPNPVSQHSLFQEIQKELDQLVGLEQIKDLVFEIYALLQVAQMRLEAGLLSGGHVYHMIFKGNPGTGKTTVARIVAKLFQKMGVLNKGHLVEVERADLVGEYIGHTAQKTRELVKKALGGILFIDEAYSLARGGEKDFGKEAIDTLVKAMEDHKNQFILILAGYSDEIDFFMDSNPGLYSRFPIQMDFPDYNLDQLIQISELMAKERDYILMPQSLSKLKEHLQMEKDHGLHAFSNARYVRNVIEKSIRNQSVRLLNQYVTGNPGKLELMTLRPEDFKLNGKIQ, from the coding sequence ATGAACGGGCGTGTAACGGCCGCTAACGGCCGATCTGAAGGACGGCCATCCAGGCAGATTAATGTCGTGCTCCGCAGCGCGGAACCTCCACTCATCAGCAGTGCGGTTCCGGAACGCGAACCGGCCCCTTCGCCAAACCCTGTTTCCCAGCACAGTCTATTCCAGGAAATACAGAAAGAGCTGGATCAACTGGTAGGTCTCGAACAAATCAAAGACCTGGTATTTGAAATCTATGCATTGCTTCAAGTGGCCCAGATGCGTTTGGAAGCAGGCTTATTAAGTGGCGGTCATGTGTACCATATGATTTTTAAAGGAAACCCCGGAACGGGGAAAACCACAGTCGCCCGTATCGTGGCAAAGCTGTTTCAGAAGATGGGCGTGCTTAATAAGGGTCATCTAGTCGAAGTGGAACGGGCCGATCTCGTAGGTGAATATATCGGTCACACGGCACAAAAGACCAGAGAATTGGTCAAAAAAGCGCTTGGAGGAATTCTGTTCATCGATGAGGCTTACAGTTTGGCGCGCGGCGGTGAGAAGGATTTTGGCAAGGAAGCGATCGATACGCTGGTTAAGGCGATGGAGGATCATAAAAACCAGTTCATTCTTATTCTGGCAGGCTATAGCGATGAGATTGATTTTTTTATGGATTCGAATCCCGGCCTGTATTCCCGTTTTCCGATCCAGATGGACTTCCCGGATTACAATTTGGATCAATTGATCCAGATTTCGGAGCTGATGGCAAAGGAGAGGGATTATATCTTGATGCCGCAGTCGCTGAGCAAGCTCAAGGAACACCTGCAGATGGAGAAGGATCACGGACTGCACGCCTTCAGTAATGCGCGTTATGTACGGAATGTCATCGAGAAATCGATAAGGAATCAATCGGTTCGGCTGCTAAATCAGTACGTAACCGGGAACCCCGGCAAGCTTGAGCTTATGACCCTGCGGCCGGAGGACTTTAAGTTAAACGGAAAAATACAATGA
- a CDS encoding MerR family transcriptional regulator, whose translation MGDEIRRNMALFPIGIVMKLTDLSARQIRYYEQHNLIVPARTSGNQRLFSFNDVERLLEIKALIEKGVNIAGIKQVMNPVTKESEEATVITPDTENRRREMSESQLRRLLKQELITARRPGQVSLIQGELSRFFNK comes from the coding sequence ATGGGTGATGAGATTCGGAGGAATATGGCATTATTTCCGATAGGCATTGTTATGAAGCTTACGGATTTATCCGCCAGACAAATTCGCTATTATGAGCAGCATAACTTAATTGTCCCAGCCCGTACGTCGGGCAACCAACGCCTGTTTTCCTTCAATGATGTGGAGCGACTGCTAGAGATTAAGGCTTTGATTGAAAAAGGTGTTAATATCGCCGGCATTAAGCAGGTAATGAACCCTGTCACGAAAGAGTCTGAAGAGGCTACTGTCATTACTCCTGATACCGAGAACAGACGCCGTGAGATGTCGGAGTCCCAGTTGCGACGTTTGCTGAAGCAGGAATTGATTACCGCTAGAAGACCGGGTCAGGTTTCATTGATTCAAGGGGAATTATCCCGGTTTTTTAATAAATAA
- the lexA gene encoding transcriptional repressor LexA, with translation MSKISSRQLAILEFIRNEVRSKGYPPSVREIGEAVGLASSSTVHGHLDRLEKKGLIRRDPTKPRAIELLGQEESESASLFTHTIARVPVVGKVTAGVPITAMENIEDYFPLPQHYVGDDKVFMLSVIGDSMIEAGIHSGDYVIVRQQQTADNGDIVVAMTEEDEATVKTFYKEKDHVRLQPENPTYEPLRLNHVTILGKVIGLFRDVH, from the coding sequence ATGTCGAAAATATCCAGCCGCCAGCTGGCGATCTTAGAGTTTATCCGCAACGAAGTTCGTAGCAAGGGTTACCCGCCTTCTGTCCGGGAAATCGGCGAGGCTGTCGGACTAGCTTCCAGTTCAACGGTCCATGGACATCTTGACCGCTTGGAGAAGAAAGGCCTCATTCGCCGTGACCCTACGAAACCAAGAGCAATCGAACTGCTTGGCCAAGAAGAGTCCGAAAGCGCAAGCCTGTTTACTCACACCATTGCCAGAGTGCCTGTTGTCGGAAAAGTCACTGCAGGTGTTCCTATTACAGCCATGGAGAACATTGAGGATTACTTCCCACTCCCACAGCATTATGTAGGCGACGATAAGGTGTTCATGTTGTCGGTTATTGGTGACAGTATGATCGAAGCTGGCATTCACAGCGGCGACTATGTCATTGTTCGCCAGCAGCAAACTGCAGACAATGGCGACATTGTCGTAGCGATGACAGAGGAAGACGAAGCAACTGTGAAGACCTTCTATAAGGAGAAGGATCATGTACGATTGCAACCGGAGAATCCTACCTACGAGCCACTGCGCCTGAACCATGTTACGATTCTCGGTAAAGTAATCGGACTCTTCCGGGATGTCCACTAA
- a CDS encoding sigma-70 family RNA polymerase sigma factor has product MELEYLKQMTVMDTQTLDKIMNLYGNDIWNYAYFLTKQQALADDIAQEVFIKAYFGIHTFRGRATLKTWLLTITRHTAYRYKQTFFFRKVTLKDKLLIDASSRSAEAEYLDGQYTNEIWAMIMTLPRKFREVLILDLYYEMSINQIAEFLNLAAGTVKSRLYRARKKVQNLLKENGDE; this is encoded by the coding sequence TTGGAGCTGGAATACTTGAAGCAGATGACGGTGATGGACACACAGACACTGGATAAAATCATGAACTTATACGGAAATGATATCTGGAATTACGCTTATTTTCTGACCAAACAGCAAGCACTGGCTGACGATATTGCTCAAGAGGTGTTTATTAAAGCTTATTTTGGCATACATACCTTTCGCGGTCGGGCGACGCTAAAAACGTGGCTGCTTACAATTACAAGACATACCGCGTATCGATATAAACAGACTTTTTTCTTTCGGAAAGTGACCCTCAAGGACAAGCTGCTCATAGATGCCTCAAGCCGCTCGGCGGAAGCAGAGTATTTGGATGGGCAGTATACCAATGAAATATGGGCCATGATTATGACCTTACCCAGGAAGTTCAGGGAGGTGTTGATCCTGGATCTTTACTATGAGATGTCAATAAATCAGATTGCGGAGTTCCTTAACCTAGCGGCGGGTACCGTAAAATCAAGACTGTATCGGGCAAGGAAAAAAGTACAGAACCTGTTGAAGGAGAATGGCGATGAATGA